A portion of the Sabethes cyaneus chromosome 3, idSabCyanKW18_F2, whole genome shotgun sequence genome contains these proteins:
- the LOC128741179 gene encoding nucleosome assembly protein 1-like 4: MTGTENNAVKAVESASDGEDQVVELLDDPAYMSSSSRRMMMKEVIKVLPDNVQHRINALKHLQKKYLHLESKFFEEVYALECKYQELYQPLVDRRKAVITGESELEDGEADWEDESEDEDNEVDTIVTERFKRMALNYKNQHSKIIKEGQGIPAFWLTVFKNTQTMADMIQPHDEPVLEHLTNVNIVYKTDPMSYVLEFHFSSNPYFKDAVLTKQYFMRCQVDEEDPFSFEGPEIYKCTGCAIQWNPSKNVTVKTIKKQQKHKQRGVIRTLTKTLPNDSFFNFFSPPAVQDDEKNVDDETQMLLASDFEIGHFLRARIIPKAILYFTGEVVDEDDDGEEEEEEEEEEEEEGMEEEEGEEEEDEDRPPAPKSRKERRAPGFKKDEKPVPAECQQQ; encoded by the exons atgACCGGGACGGAAAATAACGCGGTGAAAGCGGTTGAATCCGCTTCGGATGGAGAGGATCAGGTGGTCGAGCTGCTGGACGATCCGGCCTACATGAGTTCGTCGTCACGCCGGATGATGATGAAGGAGGTGATAAAGGTTCTGCCGGATAATGTTCAACACCGGATCAACGCTCTGAAACaccttcagaaaaaatatctgcacCTAGAATCCAAGTTCTTCGAAGAAGTGTATGCCCTGGAGTGCAAATACCAGGAACTGTACCAGCCGTTGGTTGATCGCCGGAAGGCAGTCATTACGGGTGAGTCGGAACTGGAGGACGGTGAAGCCGACTGGGAGGATGAAAGTGAGGACGAGGACAACGAGGTCGATACGATCGTTACGGAGCGCTTTAAACGGATGGCACTGAACTACAAGAATCAGCACTCAAAGATCATCAAGGAGGGCCAGGGCATCCCTGCCTTCTGGCTGACGGTGTTCAAGAACACCCAAACGATGGCCGACATGATCCAGCCTCACGATGAACCAGTACTGGAACATCTAACCAACGTTAACATCGTGTACAAGACCGATCCGATGAGCTACGTGCTGgagttccacttttcgtccaATCCGTATTTCAAAGATGCGGTGCTTACCAAGCAGTACTTCATGCGCTGCCAGGTCGACGAAGAGGATCCCTTCAGCTTCGAGG GTCCCGAGATCTACAAGTGCACCGGCTGCGCCATCCAGTGGAACCCGAGCAAGAACGTAACGGTAAAGACGATCAAAAAGCAGCAAAAGCACAAGCAGCGCGGTGTCATTCGCACTCTAACCAAGACGCTGCCGAACGATTCGTTCTTCAACTTCTTCAGCCCACCGGCAGTGCAAGATGACGAGAAGAATGTGGACGATGAAACGCAGATGCTACTGGCGTCAGACTTCGAGATCGGACACTTCCTGCGGGCCAGGATCATCCCGAAGGCCATCCTGTACTTCACCGGTGAGGTGGTCGACGAGGACGACGATGGTGAAGaggaagaggaagaagaagagGAGGAGGAAGAGGAAGGAATGGAAGAGGAGGAAGGCGAGGAGGAAGAAGATGAAGACCGACCTCCGGCGCCCAAATCCCGGAAAGAACGTCGCGCTCCGGGATTTAAAAAGGATGAAAAACCGGTTCCTGCCGAGTGTCAACAGCAGTAG